A DNA window from Allokutzneria albata contains the following coding sequences:
- a CDS encoding phosphotransferase, which translates to MHPGLEIAKTLARVGGHVLRERFTTARATGVADIPVSGKEITTDWLTAVLCAEHPGARVTAFRTEDVSSGTSTRWRIAVTYNEIGRNSELPEALFVKTTRGFKQRLTLSLAHVLDGEPNFFKHLRPHLDIEAARGFHGAADPASGRSISLMEDIAVAKGATFCTPKTPISRAEIEDLLSTMAHWHARYWDSDELRGHTWLKPPSGHFHNLDRLIGFAKRSEVGAQRARSVIPDSLISLQDKLYRGLERSLEIASQGPLTLLHGDSHIGNTYRTSDGRMGFTDWQIVMRGSWAFDFAYTVNSGLDIADRRAWGRELLEFYLDRLGAAGAAAPDPDSAWLAYRRQSFFPYFVWLATIGHSAIQPKYQPDEVSRGIIERAATALVDLDGLAALDG; encoded by the coding sequence ATGCATCCTGGGCTTGAGATCGCGAAGACCCTCGCGCGCGTCGGCGGCCACGTCCTCCGCGAGCGGTTCACCACCGCCCGCGCGACCGGCGTTGCGGACATCCCCGTCTCCGGCAAGGAGATCACCACGGACTGGCTGACCGCGGTGCTCTGCGCGGAACACCCCGGTGCGCGCGTCACAGCGTTCCGCACCGAGGACGTGAGCAGCGGGACGTCCACCCGCTGGCGGATCGCCGTGACCTACAACGAGATCGGCCGGAATTCGGAGCTGCCCGAAGCGTTGTTCGTGAAGACGACGCGCGGTTTCAAGCAGCGCCTCACGCTCAGCCTCGCCCACGTGCTCGACGGCGAACCGAACTTCTTCAAGCACCTCCGGCCGCACCTGGACATCGAGGCCGCGCGCGGTTTCCACGGTGCGGCCGACCCGGCATCGGGGCGCTCGATCTCGCTCATGGAGGACATCGCGGTCGCCAAGGGCGCGACCTTCTGCACGCCGAAGACGCCCATCTCCCGCGCGGAGATCGAGGACCTGCTGTCCACCATGGCGCACTGGCACGCGCGGTACTGGGACTCCGACGAGCTGCGCGGCCACACCTGGCTGAAGCCGCCGAGCGGGCACTTCCACAACCTGGACCGGCTGATCGGTTTCGCCAAGCGCTCCGAGGTCGGGGCGCAGCGGGCCCGCTCGGTCATCCCGGATTCGCTGATCTCCTTGCAGGACAAGCTCTACCGGGGTCTTGAACGGTCGCTGGAGATCGCCAGCCAGGGACCGCTGACGCTGCTGCACGGCGACTCGCACATCGGCAACACCTACCGCACCTCCGACGGCCGGATGGGCTTCACCGACTGGCAGATCGTGATGCGGGGCAGCTGGGCGTTCGACTTCGCCTACACCGTCAACTCCGGCCTGGACATCGCCGACCGGCGGGCGTGGGGCCGGGAGCTGCTGGAGTTCTACCTCGACCGCCTCGGCGCGGCCGGCGCGGCGGCCCCGGACCCCGACTCCGCCTGGCTCGCCTACCGCAGGCAGTCGTTCTTCCCGTACTTCGTCTGGCTGGCCACCATCGGCCACAGCGCCATCCAGCCGAAGTACCAGCCCGACGAGGTCAGCCGCGGCATCATCGAACGCGCCGCGACCGCGCTGGTGGACCTGGACGGCCTGGCCGCGCTCGACGGGTAG
- a CDS encoding decaprenyl-phosphate phosphoribosyltransferase yields the protein MTTSAPEAAAVDPGENKPSLVRTTKGLLKAARPRQWIKNILVLAAPFAAGKVNNVDVLVDALIAFVAFSLAASAIYLVNDSKDVEADRAHPTKRNRPIAAGIVPVPLAFATAVLLLFGALGVSVLASWDLVIVIAVYEVVQLGYCFGLKHQPVIDMCIVASGFLMRAIAGGAATGVPLSQWFLLVTAFGSLFMVAGKRYAEIRLAERTGAKIRKSLESYTASYLRFVWAIAAAMVIMTYGLWAFELNEQVKSAWSVVSMVPFVIAILRYAVDVDSGNGGEPEEIVLKDRWLQILGVAWVVFLGIAYYLR from the coding sequence ATGACCACGTCCGCCCCCGAGGCCGCCGCTGTGGATCCCGGCGAGAACAAGCCCAGCCTGGTGCGCACCACCAAGGGCCTGCTCAAGGCCGCCCGCCCGCGTCAGTGGATCAAGAACATCCTGGTGCTGGCCGCGCCGTTCGCCGCAGGCAAGGTCAACAACGTCGACGTGCTGGTCGACGCGCTGATCGCCTTCGTGGCGTTCTCCCTCGCGGCGTCGGCGATCTACCTGGTCAACGACAGCAAGGACGTCGAGGCCGACCGGGCGCACCCGACCAAGCGGAACCGGCCGATCGCCGCGGGCATCGTCCCGGTGCCGCTGGCCTTCGCCACCGCTGTCCTGCTGCTGTTCGGCGCGCTGGGCGTGTCCGTGCTGGCCAGCTGGGACCTGGTCATCGTCATCGCGGTCTACGAGGTCGTGCAGCTGGGCTACTGCTTCGGCCTGAAGCACCAGCCGGTGATCGACATGTGCATCGTGGCCTCGGGCTTCCTGATGCGCGCCATCGCCGGTGGTGCCGCGACGGGCGTTCCGCTGTCCCAGTGGTTCCTGCTGGTCACCGCGTTCGGCTCGCTGTTCATGGTGGCGGGCAAGCGCTACGCCGAGATCCGGCTGGCCGAGCGCACCGGCGCCAAGATCCGCAAGTCGCTGGAGAGCTACACCGCCAGCTACCTTCGCTTCGTCTGGGCCATCGCCGCGGCCATGGTGATCATGACCTACGGCCTGTGGGCGTTCGAGCTGAACGAGCAGGTGAAGTCCGCGTGGTCGGTCGTCTCGATGGTGCCGTTCGTGATCGCGATCCTGCGCTACGCGGTGGACGTGGACAGCGGCAACGGCGGTGAGCCCGAGGAGATCGTGCTCAAGGACCGCTGGCTGCAGATCCTCGGCGTCGCCTGGGTCGTCTTCCTCGGCATCGCCTACTACCTGCGCTGA